The following proteins are co-located in the Penaeus vannamei isolate JL-2024 chromosome 34, ASM4276789v1, whole genome shotgun sequence genome:
- the LOC113819059 gene encoding glycine-rich protein: MQCMCKRCIKSLRIRRRELVSLEQIKEKGFRFMMANRRVLLLFLVVAVALVPLAVAGPTPVADPHRLYAYGHGYRPYYGHHGYGHGYGHGYGGYGGYGGYGGYGGYGGYGGYGLGAFLHGLLGFGHHHHFYG; this comes from the exons ATGCAGTGCATGTGCAAACGATGTATAAAAAGCCTGCGAATACGTCGACGGGAGTTAGTCTCTCTCGAACAGATTAAGGAGAAGGGTTTCCGGTTTATG ATGGCCAACCGTAgggtcctcctcctattccttgtgGTCGCTGTGGCCCTTGTCCCTCTGGCCGTGGCTGGTCCCACGCCCGTTGCTGACCCGCACAGACTTTATGCATATGGCCACGGGTATCGCCCCTACTACGGACACCATGGGTATGGCCATGGGTATGGCCATGGGTATGGCGGATATGGCGGCTATGGCGGCTATGGTGGCTATGGCGGCTATGGCGGCTATGGCGGCTATGGTCTTGGCGCTTTTCTGCACGGACTCCTTGGCTTCGGGCATCACCACCATTTCTACGGATAG